A genomic window from Streptomyces sp. HUAS YS2 includes:
- a CDS encoding HEAT repeat domain-containing protein, whose product MLIGDVARRSGVSARMLRHYEALGLVRPTGRTDSGYREYSADDVRRIFHIESLRSLGLSLRDVGRALDDPGFKPSELVDDLIGRTRERIAAETELLARLNRIGAADPAGWEDVLQVVTLLQALGSKSALTRQRAALSAVEEVPVPVEALVEAVLNESDPIVAGALRWALAQSGGDGPALVAEGLGSARAEVRERAVRTLAELPDDTAGALLRDALAHPDVTVRRYAALALGARGVTDAVPTLIDMIADGRHDTDAADALAALAADPAQADRIATGLVDRLTRAGAGSLGRRRLTEALADIPGDVPSHALADLAHDEDRAVALTATYILGLRGARG is encoded by the coding sequence GTGCTGATCGGTGACGTCGCGCGACGGTCCGGCGTCAGTGCCCGCATGCTCAGGCATTACGAGGCGCTGGGCCTGGTCCGGCCGACGGGACGCACCGACTCCGGCTATCGGGAGTACTCCGCCGACGACGTCCGGCGCATCTTCCACATCGAGAGCCTGCGGTCATTGGGGCTGTCGCTGCGCGACGTCGGACGCGCGCTCGACGACCCCGGCTTCAAGCCTTCGGAACTCGTCGACGACCTCATCGGCCGGACGCGCGAGCGCATCGCCGCGGAGACGGAGCTGCTGGCACGGCTCAACCGGATCGGCGCGGCGGACCCCGCCGGCTGGGAGGACGTCCTCCAGGTCGTCACGCTCCTCCAGGCGTTGGGGTCGAAGAGCGCGCTGACGCGGCAGCGCGCGGCGCTGTCCGCGGTCGAGGAGGTTCCGGTGCCGGTGGAAGCGCTGGTCGAGGCCGTACTGAACGAGTCCGACCCGATCGTCGCCGGAGCCCTCCGCTGGGCCCTGGCCCAATCCGGCGGCGACGGACCGGCCCTGGTGGCGGAGGGCCTCGGCTCCGCCCGGGCCGAGGTGCGCGAACGCGCCGTGCGGACCCTCGCCGAACTCCCGGACGACACGGCCGGCGCACTGCTGCGGGACGCCCTCGCGCACCCCGACGTCACGGTCCGCCGGTACGCGGCCCTGGCGCTCGGGGCCCGTGGCGTGACCGACGCCGTCCCGACGCTCATCGACATGATCGCCGACGGCAGGCACGACACCGACGCCGCGGACGCCCTGGCCGCGCTGGCGGCCGACCCCGCACAGGCGGACCGCATCGCCACCGGCCTCGTCGACCGCCTGACCCGCGCCGGCGCGGGCTCGCTCGGCCGCCGGCGCCTGACCGAAGCACTCGCTGACATCCCGGGCGACGTGCCGTCACACGCCCTCGCGGACCTCGCCCACGACGAGGACCGCGCGGTCGCCCTGACCGCGACCTACATCCTCGGGCTGCGCGGCGCACGCGGATGA
- a CDS encoding HEAT repeat domain-containing protein → MTTPKQDTNTLRALQALEHDSSSVRLRAALTVGTAPDPGFVGTLVERCAIEPEFSVREMLTWALTRHAAAATVPLLVGEVRSARAQARSQALHTLSKIGDRRAWPAITPALLSDADDEVARSAWRAAVVLVPEGEERALAERLATQLGRGERETQLSLSRALIALGEVMLPVLDAATSHPDPRVRAHAVATERLWHDPDAGFEFAAEEAKRVVALGAAGGTGEAGGADGTGGAEQEGAVDGADR, encoded by the coding sequence ATGACCACGCCGAAACAGGACACGAACACGCTGCGCGCGCTCCAGGCGCTGGAGCACGACAGCTCCTCGGTCCGACTGCGGGCGGCGCTCACGGTCGGCACGGCCCCGGACCCGGGGTTCGTCGGCACGCTCGTCGAACGCTGCGCGATCGAGCCCGAGTTCTCCGTGCGCGAGATGCTGACCTGGGCGCTCACCCGCCACGCGGCAGCGGCGACGGTCCCGCTGCTCGTCGGCGAGGTCCGCTCGGCGCGAGCCCAGGCACGCAGCCAGGCGCTGCACACGCTGTCCAAGATCGGGGACCGGCGGGCGTGGCCGGCGATCACGCCGGCGCTGCTGTCCGACGCCGACGACGAGGTGGCCCGGAGCGCCTGGCGGGCGGCGGTCGTCCTCGTACCCGAGGGCGAGGAGCGGGCGTTGGCCGAGAGACTGGCGACACAGCTGGGGCGCGGCGAGCGCGAGACGCAACTGAGCCTCAGCCGGGCGCTGATCGCGCTCGGGGAGGTGATGCTGCCGGTCCTGGACGCCGCGACGTCGCACCCCGACCCGCGGGTGCGCGCGCACGCCGTGGCCACGGAACGGCTGTGGCACGATCCTGACGCCGGGTTCGAGTTCGCCGCGGAGGAGGCGAAACGGGTCGTCGCCCTCGGCGCGGCGGGCGGGACCGGCGAGGCCGGCGGAGCCGACGGGACCGGCGGGGCGGAACAGGAAGGGGCGGTGGACGGTGCTGATCGGTGA
- a CDS encoding TetR/AcrR family transcriptional regulator, with the protein MADHAEPGRRRRERLSRERVLAAALGLADREGLSALSMRRVAAELGVEAMALYRYAPGKEALLDGLVEALYRELAEALAAAPAEDATWRDEVQRQARETYRVALRHPRVVPLLATRMLAVPLARRPLPLLLDHERTLELLERAGLDESAAARAHRAITAWVLGYVFVELRAVVDNPDEPDPAFRLGLHLMPAADLPRLRRATPALATPAGEAGLTTGLDTLLDHFGPDAGSA; encoded by the coding sequence ATGGCGGATCATGCGGAACCCGGCCGGCGGCGACGCGAGCGGCTGAGCCGGGAGCGAGTGCTCGCGGCGGCGCTCGGCCTCGCGGACCGCGAGGGCCTGTCCGCGCTGAGCATGCGCCGGGTCGCCGCCGAGCTGGGCGTCGAGGCGATGGCCCTGTACCGCTACGCCCCCGGCAAGGAGGCGCTCCTCGACGGCCTGGTGGAGGCCCTCTACCGGGAGCTCGCGGAGGCCCTGGCCGCCGCCCCGGCCGAGGACGCGACCTGGCGCGACGAGGTCCAGCGGCAGGCGCGGGAGACCTACCGGGTCGCCCTGCGCCACCCCAGGGTGGTCCCGCTGCTCGCGACCCGGATGCTCGCCGTCCCGCTGGCCCGCCGCCCCCTCCCCCTGCTGCTCGACCACGAACGCACCCTGGAGCTCCTGGAACGGGCCGGCCTGGACGAGTCCGCCGCGGCCCGGGCGCACCGGGCGATCACCGCGTGGGTCCTCGGCTACGTCTTCGTCGAGCTGCGCGCGGTGGTCGACAACCCCGACGAGCCCGACCCCGCCTTCCGCCTCGGCCTGCACCTGATGCCGGCCGCCGACCTGCCCCGGCTGCGCCGCGCGACCCCCGCCCTGGCCACCCCCGCCGGCGAGGCCGGCCTCACCACCGGCCTCGACACCCTCCTCGACCACTTCGGCCCGGATGCGGGCTCCGCTTGA